The nucleotide sequence AATTCTTTCCAACTGTTGTATATTTAACAAAGTCTAGCCCTTGCATGGCGGTGAGTAAATCTAAATAACGAAAATATATGTTATGTTAACTTATATGCACTTTTtcaatgtttgaatttttttatccaGGTTCTTTATATCCAGGCATTTGTGTTTGTTTTACTTTTGGGAAAACTAATGCGAAAAGtattttttggacaacttcGTCCTGCAGAAACAGAGGTAGGTTAAGTAAATATACTCAACTCGTATAGCCTGCGAGTCAATTCATCTGTAATTGTTCATAAAACAAGGCAATATTTTGATAAgttgttattaaaaatatgtcaCTTTCATAAACATAACTATGATGATTAGTTTTGCATGTTGTTCATGGCTAATGGGGTGGATCGAAACAAAATTGTATCGATCGTCTTCATTATTGATGAAGTGTCTGTCGATTCAGTGTTCTCACATTAGACAAAAATATCTATCAATTCACATACATTTTCTCTACAGATTTCAAACTGaatggaatattcaaaaatattttaattagctATATCTTCTTAACCAAGttacattttgaataattttcaaaaaatgtgcAGTGCTTAATTTtaggatggcgtagtcagatgggggttgggaataaaatatgcaaaaatgcTCATGTCACACCcgctagaacagtggttcttaaacttttctgagcgcgacccaaatatgagatttatgaatactcgcgagtCGCGACTCAATTCTTAACATAGCAAAATGTATTAAAGTTTTAGTACTCTCTGACTCAAATACAGATAACAATTCATTAGCAACAGTCTATTGCCACATTCCTTTATTATATCTTTTATACACGGCTGTATTTTACTGAGCGCAATGCGCAAGTCAGCACTAGAATTGAGGCGATTGCGAGTCTTAGATTTAATAACCGTCAGTGCTGAAAATCCTTGCTCGCATACATATGTGGTCGCGAAAGGTAGCAGAAAGTCATTGCTCTCTTGCAAGTTTTCACTAATCACATGTGCACACAGTGCTTCGTTTGCAGTCGATGGGGTTTCGAGCTGAAGCCACATTCTCTCTAGATCTTCAGCTGATGTTGGCAGGCGAGCCTTTTTTTGGCGCTGTTATTCTGCTTGAAAAAGATGACATTTTGCGCGGTCAACACAAGAACGAGCGACTTGTGCATGGTTACTGACACCATGAAACAAGACATGTGACTGGTAATCAATTGTGATGCAAGACAGTTTCTTTCTGTAAATGATATTTgagatatttctttttttttatgccAAAGTTAAGATAAATTGAGACATTGGACCAGATCAATTATTCGGCAACATCCTCTTGGATCGCCCTTGCATTCACGACCTTGGTGCGACCCATTTTTAGACCTTCTGCGACCTGTGTTCAGGTCatgacccatactttaagaaccactgaactaGAAGTATTTATGCTACTATACTAGATTGATAATTtagtataatttttattatcattcaAAATGAATAACTATGTTGCAgagtttttcaagttttttttcataCCAGACTGTATGTTTTATTTTCTCAGCATCTCATTGAGAGATCTTGGTACGCTGTAACAGACACATGTCTTGCGTTTACAATGTTTCGTGATGACTTCAGTCCAAGATTTGTTGCTTCATTCACTTTCttactttttttaaaatgttttcattggTTAGCAGAAGATCGTGTCGATTATGTAAGTAGATAGAAAACTATTGTTTATTCCAAAATAAATTGCATTAGCAGAGTATTGAGTATTTGTActcaaataaacaaataaaattaaaactttgATATAGTCAAAAAAGATATATTATaagaaatcaatttttatttggtCACTATTTTTCTTGGTGTATTCTTTGACAAAGTTTGTTTTGGGCTAAGCCATCATGGTTCCCGCTCAACCAAACTCCTTTAATAAggtattgaaaattatttttgagtaatttatttaaataaatattgaattatgCATGCAACAGTAATACagaagtttatttattttaatactgGTAATAATGTAATGCCTTTGTTTGGTTTACAGATGGAAAGAAGTCCTATCATAACACTCCTTTTTAAATTCAGAGTATTGTGTAAGTATAGCTCGTTTGTgcatatttttgttctattttgtGTCTATTTTAGTGTTAAAAAGGAAGTAGGAAAGGCTGTTAACATTGCCATATGGTACAGTCTCTCATGCAACATGCGGTTCAAATCTGAATTATGTGTAAAATAACAATGACTCTATTTCAATAACATTAAAatgcataatatttttttctcttaCAGCTCTACTATCTTTGCTTTCAATACTCGATGCATATTTTGTCAATTCATCTTATGAAACCACATTAAGCAAAGGTGCTTCAGTTCAATTAGTTTTTGGCTTCGAGGTACGTGAAGTTGTGTAATAATCAAGATTTTtcatttcctttttttattaCGATAgtgaatatcaaaatattataaaatagaaaTCAGGCATAGGAGTCTTTAAGCATAGGCATCTCCAGTCATCTATTAGAAAAGTGTGTTATGATTTTTACCAGCAGTTATTAGGTCAGAATTTCAatgtttgaataaaatgaaaattttcagcAACTATCTTGAGAAACTCAATAGGCCTATTGAAAtcttgattttgaaatatttcttttgtATTCATTCATCAACCATCGctttattgaacaaaaaatgattttctttttCAGTACGCCATTCTTTTAACGGTTTTACTCACAATaactttgaaatatattctTCATTCGATTGACTTGCAAAGTGAGAATCCCTGGGAAAATAAAGCCGTATATATGCTTTATGTTGAACTAGTAACAggtaatattttttgtaattatgACAGTGTTTGCTGAGATCATCAATgtgtaaacaatatatatttatctcatGTCACAGGTGTTAATATTTGAAGATTCATTGATTTTCCTATGATTGCAATAGCAGTATCATCCATGATTCTTAATTTTAGagctgtatttttatttcatttacacCGTTTGAATAGTCATCTTTAATATGTATTATAATAATACTAATTAATTGAACAATATTAGTAAAACAGCACAAAAATACTTagaaatatttctgtttttccCCAACAAGAACGTTAAAATTCCTTTCTCAGGAGctttctttttcaaaataattgaaaaaggaaaattgtgCAGCTTATCTCACTCTCTTATACCTCAAACAATTCCTGttgattttttaaatctttttattttcataaaataagtTTCAACACATAACTTGTTTTCAAGGTTTTCTTCGTGTCATATTGTACACATGCTTTACTGCAATCATGATCAAGATTCACACTTTCCCGTTGTTTGCAATACGACCCATGTATCTCACTATGAGGCAATTTAAGAAGGCGGTTTCGGATATCGTCTTGTCAAGAAGAGCCATCAGAAATATGAACACACTGTAAGTCTTGAGTCAAGACTCTTGACTCCCTGTTTAAATTTTTCAGTCCGAGATTtcaaaaacgaatcaaatatttgaatccattcaaaattaaatttatgcaatattttgaattcgaGATTTTGTGAATAATTTAGAATGGTTAAATTTGGGCTTTGTCCTTTGCTACTATTTAATAGTGTCATCTCTTGATTATGAATATGTCTTATTTATGTAATATAGGTACCCAGATGCAACTGCGGAAGATTTAGCAGAAGGTGACAGCACCTGTATTATTTGCAGAGAAGAAATGCAACCACCACAACCTGGCGCTCAACCCGGAAATCGGCGAAATACAGCAGGTTGTAGCTGACTACACCCTCACTAACTATAACTCAACTATTTTGTtcatattcgaatactttgatatccTAGAACATTGGTTCTTTAACTTTCATAAACCATCGCCTTCTTCCAAAGGCTGTCAACACGTGTGGCCCACCGCTTTTCAAAGATACCTAGTTTTGCTTTTAGTGTGTTTTCGTCAATTATTTTATACAccatgtttaataataaaaaagccaACAAATGAAAGTAAAAGAATACATTTTTTGCATTGCCATATTCCATGCATTTTATATCATGGCATGCCTtgctccaaattttttttgcatcaTATTTAGGAGAGAATACTTTGAAGTGTAGTAtacattttctataaccttaaGCTTTGCTTTTAGGCATCAACAAAAAACTACCATGCAGTCACATCTTCCACGCTGCTTGCCTACGATCTTGGTTTCAAAGACAACAAACATGCCCAACTTGCCGTCTTGATGTTTTAGTATCAGTGCCCACAACCACACCAGTAagtaacaagttttttttttttttttcatttcatcgtATTCTGAATTAGATAAAAATAGACAAAGTGGAAAGATAAATTGGGTCGAATTCATTAGGAATGATTTGTCTGTGTAAGTGTTGTGAAAGAAAATATCTAATAACAAGTCTATTTTTTTTCATCCATTTCCTATACAATGGATCATAATTCGTTAAGAAAGCAAAAATGTTGCTACGCCAAGTAATACAAGATTCTGACAAGATTTTTGAAGTAAGAGAGACTCATCTCTATAGTGACCACTAAAATGCCAAGAGCTACTGAAAACATAAGATGTCGATACATTCAGTGAATGCCAATTGGCGCTAGACTCAAAATCAAGATCATTGTGAACACAGCTACGAGCTGGTGAATTTCACAATGTGGCAATGAACAATGGATGACTATATTATGGGGGAAAcaatatttcatgaaaaaattaCTAATGTATTGTTACATTGTAATCACATCACCTAATccaaattattgaaataatatgagttgagaatgtaaaaaaatcagCCATTGTTATAAGATAGTGGGATTGTTTGTCGTACTTTTGTTCGTTATAAAAAAACTGTAGGGATATTCACAGAGTTGAATTAGGGAACTGATACCAATATAAACAAATCTACATTGTCATGAAGCACTATCCTGTAATGTAACATTTTACTCAAGATTGCAACATATGTTATGAGTACGTAGATATTCAATAAGCCTACCATTGCACTATGATGCGACTGTGATTCCGAACCATTTGAAGAAGGTCCTTGTCTATTTCACTGACAGACGTTCATCACACTTTAAGAAAACATTTCTGTAATAACATTGATAGCATGTTTAACTATTTCATATTCTGTTATGAAAATGAATGTTCCCTTTGTACTAATCCTCGCCTATTGAAAGTTTCGACTCCTAAACTCTTATTTGTACTTGGTATTcatatgttaaaaaaaacagGTAGATACAGACGCTCCGGAGAGTAAACTTATGGAAGTAAAGTTCTATTAAAACCTCAACAACTCAAATATGCAAGCCTATGAATGACTGAAACAACTtatgaatattgtttttttcttgCACTTAACTTTAATTGCTATTTATACATTTATAGGCACCACCACAGGCTGCTCCTCCACCCCAACCTGGTCATCCTAATGTTCCACCAGGAATGGTTCCACCTGTACCTGGTCAAAATCCCTGTGAGTTTCTTTTTTGCAAGTACTCAATAGTAcccaaaatttgttattttcctCTGAGCGATGCCATTGTGTATCTTCGTAACAATGTCCAATCACCGATAGCATTACGGTGACGCAACAATTGAATTTTTAGGAGCTGCTCAGACAATTTTTTCACTTCTAAATTAGTCCTGAAAAAGTCTAATCTAAAATTAGCTGCCGGTACTTTCTTATGGTAACAGCTTGAATAGTTTGAAGCAATATTGTCAAAACATATAGGCATTTATATGTTTCAACTCGCTAAAACATTCTCAAAataagaatataaaattttacaatggTGAGTGAAGTACAGGAAAAATATCAATGGGGTCAAGGCTCGAAAACATAATTATTGCTGTTTTCTCGATGCTGGTCATATGTTTTTCAAGAAGAATTACTTCATCTTTATATGCAACTTTGATGAAAAACCCGGATAAAGAAAGGTCACATTAAGTATTTCTGTCATGAGTTGCATGAGGCAACCGCAACGaactaatttgaaataaaaatccaGCCATTGTCTTATTAAAATATGATCAACCCCGATCTTACTCTAATCTGGGATGTTTTCATTTTTCAGTCATGTTTCCACCCATGTTCCCACCACCAGGAATGTTTCACCATCCACCCCATCAACAACAACCTGTTCCCCCACCTGCTGCTGGTAATGCTCAGCAAGCACCTGGTTCTCCTTCAAGTACGTATAATATATGCTGTAATCAATGGTGGCAAGTTCTTTGAGATGACTGCATTTGTATACGCAATGATGACTTCATTTGTATACGACATAACATGccgaaaaatttatttatatgaaaaatgATTTACAAGAAACTTCATGAGCATATTGGTTACGGATGCTTCTCTGGGCAGTGAGCAGcgacttgtttatttatttatttatttcgaccACCAAATGAGAAATTACAGTCAACATTGACGTAACATGATTAGAATATTCATCTATTTACATCAATTTTACCTCAAACCAATGTATATCATATGTTACGTTCCGATCTCCAGGCACTCAACCTTCCACAAGTTCATCAGTTCCACCACACCCCGCAACTAACATTCCTTCGCCGTTCATGTTTATGCCTCCACTACCTACGATGATGATGCCACCACCACCTATGCCTCCAGGAAACTATAGTGGGATGTCAGATGATCAGTTAAGGGCAATGGAGGGAATGGAAAGACGAGCTGTGGAAAATAGACTGGAATGCTTGAGAAATATTAATTCCTTGCTTGATGCAGCAATGCTCCAAATCACACAGTATGTCACTGTGGTGAGAGGACAAGGACAACAAGGGTATGCTTTTGAATTTTGGGACTTTATCAAGTAGGGTTATTCACATAGGTATCTATTTCATTTGGTATAATAACCAGGTCTCAgcatttcaaaaactttttttgttcATCTTCTATTCTTATCCTATTTTATGAGGGCTCGGACCTTACCCGAAGCGaacttaataataaacaaaagcaTACAGCCCGTATAGACTTTTTATCAAGCAGTATACCATTCCAAAATAAATATGCATGGACCAATTCAACCAGTGAAAGTTCTaatgaaaaatcacttttcATTCAAGTATTAGCAGTACACAACAGCTGtctaaatttgtaaaattcaaataaaaaaatctcaaTTATCAAATCCAGAAAGCTGGAAATGAGTATATGTGGATGTATGATTATCCACTGGATATGTATAGTTAGTTCTTATTCTGTCATCTTTGCATTTATTTCATAGAAATACGCTCAAAGTTGATaagagaatatatatatattgatattttagGTTCCAAATACCGCCGTTCGATCCTAGTCAGCTACCGAAGCAAACCACCCCTGAGGCCATACCCCCAGAAGAAGTGGGATCCTCATCGCAATCTTTCTCAGCAAATATTACTTCAACTACTCAGCCACAAGCACAACCCACAGAGGAATCGGATAATATTCCTGGCACGAGTGGAATTTCAGAGATAATAAGTCAGCAGACAGATATAAAAGAACCATTACAAGTGGCCCACACAGCTAGTAAGTTCATACATATAATTGggatatttaaataatttgatCTATTCAATATTaatggtatttaaaaataattcttagGAATTCTGGGAATcagttaattaaattaaactatATTTCACAAAACTTGAACCTACGTTGGAGATCatttagattctagaatattgattaaaaaatgGAGTCTGAAACAGCACTTCAGACAGGAATATAACTACTATTCTTTCATGCTATCATTCTAAATGTAATCTAATTCACCGATTATTTGATCGACTCATATGTTGTTATTACCATTTGGTCATCATGCATCTGTTTTTGGGGACCGTACATTttaacccatgcgtatatccacgggttcaatctatatgcgggtgctaaaacccatgggttagggttagtatgggtttaactatccgtgaaacaaaaaaaattccataggtgcaatagcatacaggtgcaattgtcatgggttcaaatgtaatggaaccatctGTTTTCAATACAAAATATCAGATTTTAGATTATGCCTGCCATTGCCCATTACCTTTAAGCAACCAGTTCAATCTGTCTAGTTTTTAAGTCCCCAGCGAGTTATAGGTTATCTTAAATcagggtcggccaacctttttggtcgaagggccacatgtagttcaGTAATAATTGcacgggccacttaacatggtagttatgttctagttttgctacactgactacaggttaatgaacaaacaaacaataccctCACACCAAAGTTTCACAAATATTAGAATAATGAAACTGTCGTTTCTCAACCATTGATGGGGCAccatcagtggttattcccgaaagtttcgCCAAAAACAAGCCAAGACGCTTGAAAATTTTTATCACAGCTTCCAGCAAATCAATGCCTCCAGTTGTACCCTTAATAGGGACAATGGCTGCGAGCTTTTTGgtaatttcaaatcatcattaactccccgcaagaagatcgccaagttgccaactgagcagtaaacttgatgtcagtgctttcGCCAAGTgccaaggaatacgatgaaaattttcccgcttttgcaattaaagtttccgcTATAGATTTCCCAGGCTCTTCAACACGACGGGTTATGTTCCGTCTCGACAGGCTATTTTTACCTCTTTTATTTCTGGACGTGAAACATTGGCAACCCGAACAATACATATACATTccttcgattgttttgcgataacatcatatagagtagtaaaagaccaagtgtgtaagcggctatggcacctttatttatcgatatatcctcccagttggtttcgattcaaaatggcactcatggctTGTTGAAAGGGCTAGCAGAGCGCATTCAGGATaataaacaaatcgtttgtatcacatctttactcaatttttttattcaattctgaaaaatacagcgcgggccactctaaatgcttccgcgggccacgggttggacgaccatATCTTAAATTATTTCTTTACATTAACAGCAGAGTCTGGCGAGAATGAAGTTGTTGAACCAGAAGATGCGAACGAACTTCGCAGGCGACGATTGGCAAAACTAGATTCCGCGAAAAACTTGCAAGAAATGAACAATGATACCCCTGGAACTTCCTCATAACGAATGAAGCATTCGACTTATCCTGAACGCACAACAAATATCTAATTCCCCCTGCCATTTTGTACATAATGAATTATATagtataattattatttgacaAGATATGTAGGAGTCTAGCAAGGTGAGATgtggttttaaagacacttgaATTACCCACAATAGAGTTGGCGGTGAATGAAAATCAGTACTGGCCATTTTACGAAATATGCTTGGAAAGGACGTTTGAAATGTTTAAAGGGAGCTGATATTACTAATTATACTTCTAAAAGCTTTTCTGGTTTATCCTGTGAGAGACAATCACTTGTTGGTCTTGTATTTGCATTCACAGGATCCTTGCAAAACATGTAGGGAAtttgaagcaaaaaaaaatttgttcagtaCTGGTTGAAATTTGTAAGCATGAAATGAATAGCATGCGTCTCGGCAAAAAAATTCTCTTTTGACAAAACTTCAATTCTTATGGAAACAGGGAAAATCGAAGTGGTCTTAAAAGTGTAGCGCAAAATTCTGCTTGTAGCACCTTTGCAATATTCTATTATTATAAATTCTTTGTAAGTTGGTGAATGGTGAAGGGCCTATTTTATCATAAGTTTTGTCttagttatattttttgttttagtctTTTTGTGCAAAAGAAACTATGTGATTTTGATGTGGTATATAATGGAAGAAATACAATTATACATCGGAAGAATGAAAGCTCTGGGTTTACTTCATTGTGTTGTTTAAATAATATGTCATCAGACCTAAGGTTTTAGTAAATAGTGAGGTGAACCGTGAATGGATGCATGGTAGCGAGTCTACATGTAAAACTGGAGCTCGCATATCAGTCACTTTGAACGCTTCTTGGCCCATTGTGAAAAACCCTTgattagggatgggcaatatagtagttaaatcgaatccagaataccgaatcctattctattttcatacttattcaaatagtgggaaatTCCACaattgtaaatgtattactatgaatttattttttatttggaaatgtcctgaacatttgttttcatttgatattaaacaggcatttcccaggacaatacaatttaggaatattacaatattttttgccttcaattgttccaaatgtatgtaatccctaaatactgaaatgctaaattaagacacgctttacacacttaatagtaagcggttaaatacaaaaatagatatgaaacggcgttaaatcattTTCAATGTTAGTCTGCCGAGTTTActaaaacatacccgctgagaattaattagaagaaggaccagcgtgtggccactgcaacctatgccgctgttgtgaaatattcaatttgaccactatattatattaaaatcatttttttattctgtgcTAGCAAGACtcgtaaaaccaagttcccgtaaacgcgatttcgtacttagttattacgtaataacatctaaagacTAATTCCTTTTCTATGATTATCATTACATATCATTACCggtatctacccagacttggccctacttaAACTCAATaagtcactatcttcgccagatgcggcaactttttctttaaatttatcggcgactaaaatactacagacactcgatcaaacgtgcgtctatcttgaacgataggaAATATGTACCGGTAATCATTTGAGAGTGATATTCAAATGTGACAGATTTTCGCGtattgcgatataactttgtatttcggaaaatggtgtaCTTAGTTATTGCGTACCTAGTTATTAGGTGATAACATCTAAAgacgaattcattttctatgattatcgttacagAATATTATCtacgccagatgcggcaactttttttttaatttatcagcgactaaaatactacagacaatcgatcaaacgtgcgtctatcttgaacgataggaAAGGACCGGAAGAAATGTAATGTTTTGAGAGTGgaatttaaatgtgacagatTTTCGCGTATTGCGATAttactttgtatttcggaaatgGTGTAaataaacgagagagatttccacgcgagaaaaaacgctcgtctttaattgataaattagaaacccgaaatacaagAATTGACGCTTGCCGCCGGaaaggcggaaaccgaatcctgatatcggatcccgttggattcgaatcctccggattcggtattctatattgcccatccctacccTTGATCATAATGGGAGAACAGTAAGTTGGATTGATCAAGCCCTACGTACCTGTCAGACTAACTCGTAACCAGTCAAGCTCAAACATTAAAGTTTTGTTTGCTTAGTAgatgttcttgttgttgtatTATCAGACAATATGAATGGTATACAAAACTGGCATGGAAACTAAATTGTGAAACCCAATCTGGAAGTACAAAACATCCAAGATTTGaaaaaccatgttaaatttagca is from Styela clava chromosome 9, kaStyClav1.hap1.2, whole genome shotgun sequence and encodes:
- the LOC120339741 gene encoding E3 ubiquitin-protein ligase synoviolin B-like yields the protein MKMRGALLTAGSFALTGAVVANAWIQKKQFFPTVVYLTKSSPCMAVLYIQAFVFVLLLGKLMRKVFFGQLRPAETEHLIERSWYAVTDTCLAFTMFRDDFSPRFVASFTFLLFLKCFHWLAEDRVDYMERSPIITLLFKFRVLSLLSLLSILDAYFVNSSYETTLSKGASVQLVFGFEYAILLTVLLTITLKYILHSIDLQSENPWENKAVYMLYVELVTGFLRVILYTCFTAIMIKIHTFPLFAIRPMYLTMRQFKKAVSDIVLSRRAIRNMNTLYPDATAEDLAEGDSTCIICREEMQPPQPGAQPGNRRNTAGINKKLPCSHIFHAACLRSWFQRQQTCPTCRLDVLVSVPTTTPAPPQAAPPPQPGHPNVPPGMVPPVPGQNPFMFPPMFPPPGMFHHPPHQQQPVPPPAAGNAQQAPGSPSSTQPSTSSSVPPHPATNIPSPFMFMPPLPTMMMPPPPMPPGNYSGMSDDQLRAMEGMERRAVENRLECLRNINSLLDAAMLQITQYVTVVRGQGQQGFQIPPFDPSQLPKQTTPEAIPPEEVGSSSQSFSANITSTTQPQAQPTEESDNIPGTSGISEIISQQTDIKEPLQVAHTATESGENEVVEPEDANELRRRRLAKLDSAKNLQEMNNDTPGTSS